Proteins found in one Brevibacillus brevis genomic segment:
- a CDS encoding efflux RND transporter periplasmic adaptor subunit — MHYVVLTVVLMFITGCGVETKQETEQTKQKIVQVHTVKQTDSLPTPLTAFVEYKQESHLAFGASGTIERMNVTKGAKVTQGQVLSSLNTNYYQKGLEAAQSQVQSASALRSKTLQGASADLISKQRLAVDSQEKRLKDAQRKWETAQELFKGGAISQSELDSAQSEKEQIEISLQEARITLDKLLKGAEVNEIASADAELKQAASQVELAKKTLQETQLVAPFSGTVIDVTQKAGSLAQPGESIIHLVDSSEVKLKVDVPLDVIENYKQGDKVPVTVEGKAKSTGTITFISPVLNAETGKYLVEIAVSNKDNVLIEGMIATVEMSRKVNGMLVPVQSVGIKETQRFVMVVENGVIKRRDVEVGRIFGNNVEILSGLQTGNQILISGITYYAEGEVVTVKGE; from the coding sequence ATCACGGGGTGTGGAGTGGAAACGAAACAGGAAACGGAGCAAACCAAACAAAAGATCGTGCAGGTGCACACCGTAAAACAGACAGATTCCTTGCCGACTCCTCTTACTGCTTTCGTTGAATACAAACAGGAGAGCCACCTAGCCTTTGGGGCTTCTGGTACGATTGAACGAATGAACGTAACAAAAGGGGCAAAGGTAACACAAGGCCAGGTATTAAGTTCCTTAAATACGAACTATTATCAAAAAGGGCTGGAAGCGGCACAAAGCCAGGTCCAAAGTGCATCTGCGTTGCGTTCAAAAACGTTGCAAGGAGCAAGCGCGGATCTCATCAGCAAACAACGCTTGGCAGTGGACAGCCAGGAAAAGCGTTTGAAGGATGCCCAGCGGAAATGGGAGACAGCCCAGGAGCTGTTTAAGGGCGGCGCTATTTCGCAGAGTGAGCTGGACAGTGCCCAGTCGGAAAAAGAGCAAATCGAGATTTCGCTACAAGAAGCGCGAATTACATTGGATAAGTTGCTAAAAGGAGCGGAAGTCAACGAGATTGCCAGTGCAGATGCCGAATTAAAACAAGCAGCCAGTCAAGTAGAGCTCGCAAAGAAAACCCTTCAAGAAACGCAACTCGTCGCGCCGTTTAGCGGTACGGTCATCGATGTGACCCAAAAGGCAGGCAGTCTTGCCCAGCCAGGTGAAAGTATCATTCACTTGGTTGATAGCTCGGAAGTAAAGCTGAAGGTCGATGTCCCATTGGATGTGATAGAAAACTACAAGCAAGGGGACAAGGTGCCAGTGACAGTGGAGGGAAAGGCCAAAAGCACAGGGACCATAACATTTATCTCGCCCGTTCTTAACGCAGAAACGGGAAAGTATTTGGTAGAGATAGCTGTCTCCAATAAAGACAACGTGTTGATCGAGGGAATGATCGCGACTGTAGAGATGTCACGCAAGGTAAACGGGATGCTCGTTCCTGTCCAAAGCGTGGGCATTAAAGAAACACAGCGCTTCGTCATGGTTGTCGAAAATGGAGTCATCAAGAGACGCGACGTGGAAGTTGGGCGAATTTTTGGAAATAACGTCGAGATTCTATCGGGCTTACAGACGGGCAATCAAATCCTAATCTCCGGCATAACGTACTACGCCGAAGGAGAAGTCGTTACGGTGAAAGGGGAGTAA